From the unidentified bacterial endosymbiont genome, one window contains:
- a CDS encoding cation-transporting P-type ATPase, producing MTKKNLSQNTPPASGQAYQQSVEHVLANMQSQTNGLDRAEAQARLQKHGPNALPQKKGKPGWLRFLAHFNDVLIYVLLAAAVLTAVMGHWVDTLVILGVAVINALIGHIQESNAEKSLQSIRNMLSSEARVIRNGNHETLPTTEIVPGDIIVLRAGDRIPADMRLIEAHNLRVEEAILTGESTVVDKHTNPLSGELPLGDRTNLVFSGTTVSAGGGIGVVIATGQDTELGHINQMMAGIEKHRTPLLVQMDKLGKAIFAIILAMMAALFIFSLVFREIPMGELLLSLISLAVASVPEGLPAIISIILSLGVQAMARKRAIIRKLPTVETLGAMTVVCSDKTGTLTMNEMTVKAIITADTCYRVDGNSYEPVGNIYLEGSDEPVKIQPGTVLEQYLRTIDLCNDSQMIQDERGLWGITGGPTEGALKVLAAKANLVPVMTTLINKIPFDSQYKYMSTHYQIGGEEQILITGAPDVIFSLCAQQQTRNGAESFDRTYWETEMERYARQGLRMVAAAFKPANGEQELTHDDLNNGLIFLGIAGMMDPPRPEAIEAINACQQAGIRVKMITGDHPQTAMSIGQMLGITNAEQAVTGYQLEKMDDAELAEAAVKYDIFARTSPEHKLRLVQALQNKGEIVGMTGDGVNDAPALRQADVGIAMGIKGTEVTKEAADMVLTDDNFATIASAVKEGRRVYDNLKKTILFIMPTNLAQGLLIVIALLAGNIIPLTPVLILWMNMATSATLSFGLAFEAAERNIMHRPPRQTGQHVMDAFAVWRVAFVGTMIAIAAFALEAWLAPRGHSAEFIRTVLLQMLVCAQWVYMINCRNTEGFSLNRGLLANKGIWLVTGVLFLLQAAIIYLPFMQMLFGTEALPLRYWFVTLAVASVMFFIVEIEKRLTRRFRKAA from the coding sequence ATGACCAAAAAGAACCTCTCACAGAATACGCCACCCGCAAGCGGGCAGGCGTATCAGCAGTCTGTAGAGCACGTGCTGGCTAACATGCAGAGTCAGACCAACGGCTTAGATCGTGCTGAAGCTCAGGCACGTTTGCAGAAGCATGGACCAAACGCGTTACCGCAGAAAAAGGGTAAGCCGGGTTGGTTGCGTTTTCTCGCGCACTTTAACGATGTTCTGATTTACGTTCTGCTGGCGGCGGCGGTATTAACGGCGGTGATGGGCCACTGGGTCGATACGCTGGTGATCCTTGGCGTGGCGGTGATCAACGCTTTAATTGGGCACATCCAGGAAAGTAACGCTGAGAAATCGTTGCAAAGTATTCGTAACATGCTCTCCAGCGAGGCGCGCGTTATTCGCAACGGCAACCACGAAACCCTTCCGACAACTGAAATTGTCCCGGGCGATATTATTGTCCTGCGCGCCGGGGATCGTATTCCGGCCGATATGCGATTAATCGAAGCGCATAATTTGCGTGTCGAAGAGGCGATTCTGACCGGTGAATCTACGGTCGTGGATAAGCACACCAACCCGCTGAGCGGCGAATTGCCGCTGGGCGACCGCACTAACCTGGTGTTCTCCGGTACCACCGTGAGCGCAGGTGGCGGTATCGGCGTGGTGATTGCTACCGGCCAGGATACCGAACTGGGCCATATTAACCAGATGATGGCTGGCATTGAAAAACACCGTACGCCGCTGCTGGTACAAATGGATAAGCTGGGGAAAGCGATCTTCGCCATTATTCTGGCGATGATGGCCGCGTTGTTTATCTTCAGCCTGGTGTTCCGCGAGATCCCGATGGGCGAGCTGCTGCTCTCTCTGATTAGCCTGGCGGTAGCCTCTGTACCGGAAGGTCTGCCAGCCATTATCTCCATCATCCTCTCCCTGGGCGTGCAGGCGATGGCGCGTAAGCGTGCCATTATCCGCAAACTGCCGACGGTAGAAACCCTGGGGGCAATGACCGTGGTCTGCTCGGATAAAACCGGCACCCTGACCATGAACGAGATGACGGTAAAAGCCATTATCACTGCCGATACCTGCTACCGCGTGGATGGCAACAGCTACGAGCCTGTGGGTAACATCTATCTGGAAGGCAGCGATGAGCCGGTGAAAATCCAGCCGGGCACCGTGCTTGAGCAATACCTGCGCACCATTGACCTGTGTAACGACAGCCAGATGATTCAGGATGAGCGCGGTCTGTGGGGCATTACCGGTGGGCCGACCGAAGGGGCGCTGAAAGTGCTGGCGGCGAAAGCCAATCTTGTGCCTGTCATGACCACGCTGATTAACAAGATCCCGTTCGACTCACAGTATAAGTACATGAGCACCCACTACCAGATTGGCGGTGAGGAGCAGATCCTGATTACCGGTGCGCCAGATGTGATTTTCTCTCTCTGCGCCCAGCAGCAGACCCGTAACGGCGCCGAGTCTTTCGACCGCACGTACTGGGAAACCGAGATGGAGCGCTATGCGCGTCAGGGGCTGCGTATGGTCGCTGCGGCGTTCAAACCGGCCAACGGTGAGCAGGAATTGACGCATGATGATCTCAATAACGGGCTGATCTTCCTCGGCATTGCCGGGATGATGGATCCGCCGCGTCCGGAAGCGATTGAGGCAATTAACGCCTGTCAGCAGGCGGGGATCCGCGTGAAGATGATCACCGGGGATCATCCGCAGACGGCAATGAGCATCGGGCAGATGTTAGGCATTACTAACGCCGAGCAGGCGGTGACCGGCTATCAGCTTGAGAAGATGGACGACGCTGAGCTGGCGGAAGCGGCGGTGAAATATGACATCTTTGCCCGTACCAGCCCGGAGCATAAGCTGCGTCTGGTACAGGCGTTACAGAATAAAGGCGAAATCGTGGGCATGACCGGCGATGGGGTGAATGATGCCCCGGCGCTGCGCCAGGCTGACGTGGGCATCGCGATGGGGATCAAAGGTACTGAAGTCACCAAAGAGGCGGCGGACATGGTCCTGACGGACGATAACTTCGCCACCATTGCCAGCGCGGTAAAAGAGGGGCGTCGTGTTTACGACAACCTGAAGAAGACCATCCTGTTCATCATGCCGACCAACCTGGCGCAGGGGCTGCTGATTGTGATTGCGCTGCTGGCGGGGAACATTATTCCGCTGACGCCGGTGCTGATTTTGTGGATGAACATGGCGACCTCCGCTACGCTCTCCTTTGGCCTGGCCTTTGAAGCGGCAGAGCGCAACATTATGCATCGTCCGCCGCGTCAGACGGGTCAGCACGTCATGGATGCTTTCGCGGTGTGGCGAGTGGCGTTTGTCGGCACTATGATTGCTATTGCGGCGTTTGCGCTGGAAGCCTGGCTGGCCCCTCGCGGCCACAGCGCGGAGTTCATCCGTACCGTGTTGCTGCAGATGCTGGTGTGCGCGCAGTGGGTCTATATGATTAACTGCCGTAACACTGAAGGGTTCTCCCTGAACCGCGGTCTGCTGGCGAACAAAGGGATCTGGCTGGTCACGGGCGTGCTGTTCCTGCTCCAGGCGGCGATTATCTACCTGCCGTTTATGCAGATGCTGTTTGGCACTGAAGCACTGCCGCTGCGCTACTGGTTTGTGACCCTGGCCGTGGCGAGCGTGATGTTCTTCATCGTCGAGATTGAGAAGCGACTGACCCGCAGGTTCCGTAAGGCTGCGTAA
- a CDS encoding RamA family antibiotic efflux transcriptional regulator — MPISAQVIDTIVEWIDDNLHQPLRIEEIARHAGYSKWHLQRLFMQYKGESLGRYIRERKLLLAARDLRESDERVYDICLRYGFDSQQTFTRIFTRTFNQPPGAYRKENHGRAH, encoded by the coding sequence ATGCCTATTTCCGCTCAGGTCATCGACACCATCGTCGAATGGATCGACGACAACCTACATCAGCCCTTGCGCATAGAAGAGATTGCCCGCCACGCGGGATACTCGAAATGGCATCTGCAGCGGTTGTTTATGCAGTATAAAGGGGAGAGCCTGGGGCGCTATATCCGCGAACGTAAGCTGCTGCTGGCGGCGCGCGATCTGCGAGAATCAGACGAGCGGGTATATGACATTTGCCTGCGCTACGGGTTTGATTCGCAGCAGACTTTTACTCGTATCTTTACCCGCACGTTCAACCAGCCGCCGGGCGCTTACCGCAAAGAAAATCACGGCCGGGCACACTGA
- a CDS encoding DUF1158 family protein — translation MKHPLESLLVAGGILLLALISCLLLPAPSLGLVLAQKLVATFHLVDLNQLYTLLFCLWFLLLGTLEFFILRFVWRRWFSLAS, via the coding sequence ATGAAACACCCGTTAGAATCGCTTCTCGTTGCGGGGGGCATTTTACTGCTCGCCCTAATCTCATGCCTGCTGTTACCTGCGCCATCGCTGGGTCTGGTGCTGGCGCAGAAGCTGGTTGCGACCTTCCATTTGGTCGATCTCAATCAGCTTTACACCCTTCTGTTCTGCCTCTGGTTTTTACTGCTCGGCACCCTTGAATTTTTCATCCTGCGTTTTGTCTGGCGCCGCTGGTTTTCACTGGCTTCGTAA
- a CDS encoding alpha/beta hydrolase-fold protein has product MKRAWSGLLLGIGALPAVAATCEHSSLQGDVQGKFDASGEVCFVLPGLNKNYVSATLNGVTDARLLDGHNRRLRTLVEKGPADGEHTLLFALPVQQSSSLVLHGKAGMPWRFQWRMKETSPLPRMQMLEPESPTLQTLAKTLAAGGSTDAFWQAQVRQGTPMVEPIDASHKRVTFLWRGAQDNVFILGSPAGDHDPLFRLGKSDVWFRSYVVPADTLMQYKLAPDVPLIDGSPREQRRAILVSAQADPLNPNTFGEQKSDRWNRFSLLELSPARYCSVQATAQPLAHGTLSRQRLDSKILGNSREVIIYKPRGVQPARWTLILFDGQIYQDDYHFANVLDGLIARHHLPPVNVVFIDSLDHARRGKELPPSPVFADFMAHELLPWLRGQGIARQRQKTVLAGSSYGGIASSWVALRYPRLFGNVLSLSGSYWWAPKGEAPGWLTRQFRHSPLYPVRFWLQAGKFETTGPGGGIYRTTRDFEQVLKEKGYRVSFHPWSSGHDYAAWCEALIHGMRDLTGLRSQ; this is encoded by the coding sequence ATGAAAAGGGCATGGAGTGGATTGTTGTTAGGGATCGGTGCGTTGCCCGCAGTCGCGGCAACCTGCGAACACTCTTCCCTGCAGGGGGATGTACAGGGAAAGTTTGATGCCAGCGGTGAAGTTTGCTTTGTGTTGCCCGGGCTTAACAAAAACTATGTTTCCGCCACGCTAAACGGCGTAACGGATGCGCGACTGCTGGACGGGCATAACCGTCGCCTGCGTACGCTGGTTGAAAAAGGGCCCGCCGACGGTGAGCACACGCTGCTTTTTGCGCTGCCGGTGCAGCAAAGCAGCTCACTGGTGTTGCACGGCAAAGCGGGTATGCCGTGGCGTTTTCAGTGGCGAATGAAAGAGACCTCCCCGTTACCCCGCATGCAGATGCTGGAGCCTGAAAGCCCCACGCTGCAGACGCTGGCAAAAACGCTTGCTGCCGGAGGGAGTACCGATGCGTTCTGGCAGGCGCAGGTTCGCCAGGGAACGCCGATGGTCGAACCGATCGATGCCAGCCATAAGCGCGTGACCTTCTTATGGCGGGGCGCGCAGGACAACGTCTTTATACTCGGTTCACCGGCGGGGGATCACGATCCGCTGTTCCGTTTGGGCAAGAGCGACGTCTGGTTTCGCAGCTACGTCGTGCCTGCGGATACGCTAATGCAGTACAAACTTGCTCCCGATGTGCCGTTGATCGATGGCTCCCCGCGCGAACAGCGGCGGGCGATCCTGGTAAGCGCCCAGGCCGACCCGCTGAACCCGAACACCTTTGGTGAACAGAAATCCGATCGCTGGAACCGCTTTTCGTTGCTCGAGCTTAGCCCGGCACGTTACTGCTCGGTGCAAGCCACAGCCCAGCCACTGGCGCACGGCACGTTAAGTCGCCAGCGTCTTGACAGCAAAATCCTCGGCAATTCACGTGAGGTCATTATCTACAAACCACGTGGCGTACAGCCCGCGCGCTGGACGTTGATACTGTTTGACGGGCAGATTTATCAGGACGACTACCATTTCGCCAACGTGCTGGATGGCCTGATTGCTCGCCACCACCTGCCGCCTGTTAACGTGGTCTTTATCGATAGCCTCGATCACGCCCGACGTGGAAAAGAGTTGCCGCCCAGCCCGGTGTTCGCTGATTTCATGGCCCATGAATTGTTGCCGTGGTTGCGCGGGCAGGGGATAGCGCGACAGCGGCAGAAAACGGTGCTGGCCGGTTCCAGCTACGGCGGAATTGCGTCATCGTGGGTGGCGCTACGCTACCCACGGCTGTTTGGTAACGTGCTGAGCCTGTCTGGCTCGTACTGGTGGGCGCCAAAAGGCGAAGCTCCAGGTTGGCTAACGCGTCAGTTCAGGCATTCACCGCTGTATCCGGTGCGTTTCTGGCTGCAGGCCGGGAAGTTTGAAACCACGGGGCCGGGCGGCGGGATCTACCGTACCACCAGAGATTTTGAACAGGTCTTAAAGGAGAAGGGGTATCGCGTCAGCTTCCACCCATGGTCCAGCGGCCACGACTACGCGGCCTGGTGTGAAGCGCTGATCCACGGGATGCGTGATTTGACCGGTTTACGAAGCCAGTGA
- a CDS encoding MBL fold metallo-hydrolase, which produces MKKPLFICVVFVMIIASAASLPFILNPGFGQPPHGAQLTQVEASPQYRDGKFHNTLPTPGFTGEQNMLVAWWQFLTRKTENARPAQPLPLVKTDLTSLPLEQDTLVWLGHSSWYMQLAGKRILIDPVLGSYAAPFSFLNKAFAGEYPWHAESMPEVDLLIISHDHYDHLDYATIKALLPKVKRVVTPLGVGSHLRYWGMNPTIIDERDWNQSVRISDALTVHVLPARHFSGRGIKRDQTLWGSFMFVTPEQNVYYSGDSGYGPHFKAIGEQFGEVDLAIMENGQYDQDWKYIHMLPDETAQASVDLKAKAVVPGHNGRFVLAKHTWNDPLIQLARASKDKNYRLLTPELGEPVRVSDSTQQFREWWE; this is translated from the coding sequence ATGAAAAAGCCTCTATTCATCTGCGTGGTGTTTGTCATGATTATCGCTTCAGCGGCCAGTTTACCTTTTATTCTTAACCCCGGATTCGGCCAGCCGCCGCACGGGGCGCAGCTTACGCAAGTGGAAGCTTCGCCGCAGTATCGCGACGGGAAATTCCATAATACGCTGCCGACGCCGGGTTTTACCGGTGAGCAGAATATGCTGGTGGCATGGTGGCAATTTCTGACCCGTAAAACGGAAAATGCGCGCCCTGCGCAGCCGCTACCGCTGGTCAAAACGGATCTCACGAGCCTGCCGCTGGAGCAGGACACGCTGGTGTGGCTTGGCCACTCCTCCTGGTATATGCAACTAGCGGGTAAACGTATTCTGATCGACCCGGTGCTCGGTAGCTACGCCGCGCCATTTTCGTTCCTCAACAAAGCCTTTGCCGGTGAGTATCCATGGCATGCAGAGAGCATGCCGGAGGTCGATCTGCTGATTATCTCTCACGATCACTACGATCATCTGGATTACGCCACCATCAAGGCCCTGTTGCCAAAGGTGAAGCGCGTGGTCACCCCGCTGGGTGTGGGGTCGCACTTGCGTTACTGGGGCATGAACCCGACGATTATCGACGAGCGGGACTGGAATCAGTCGGTACGCATCAGCGATGCGCTGACGGTGCATGTGCTGCCTGCGCGCCACTTCTCCGGGCGAGGCATCAAGCGCGACCAAACGCTGTGGGGCAGTTTTATGTTCGTCACGCCAGAACAGAACGTCTACTACAGCGGTGACTCGGGTTACGGTCCGCACTTCAAGGCCATCGGCGAACAGTTTGGCGAGGTGGATTTAGCCATTATGGAAAACGGCCAGTATGACCAGGACTGGAAATACATTCACATGCTGCCGGATGAAACGGCACAGGCATCGGTGGACCTGAAGGCTAAAGCCGTTGTTCCAGGGCATAACGGACGCTTTGTGCTGGCGAAACATACCTGGAACGATCCGCTTATCCAGTTGGCCCGTGCCAGCAAGGATAAAAACTATCGGCTACTGACGCCGGAACTGGGCGAGCCTGTTCGGGTGAGCGATAGCACACAACAATTTCGTGAGTGGTGGGAATAA